The following DNA comes from Microbacterium foliorum.
GGTGGCCTGATGCGTGACCCCCGGAACTCGAATCCCGGCGCATGGCTCTCTGGTCGGGGTGTGCCGATTGACGTCATGGTGCCTGCCGCCGTTGCAGGCCCTGGAAGACGGAGCGTGGCCCTTCCTCCACACGACAGCAGTGCGATGCGCAAAGCCGTCGGACTTGAGGCCGCGCTCGTCGACAACTCGATCATGACCGTTGGAGGGTACGAGGCAGGCGATAGCCGCGTCTTCGATGTTCGGGTGGCGGGCGCTGCAGCTCTACTCGTCGCGAAGCTGCACAAGGTAGGAGAACGCCTGGATGATCCTCGTCGCAGCGACGCCAAGGACGCGCACGACATCTTCCGCATCCTCGTTGCGACGCCGACCGGCGCACTCAAGAATGGGATTGACGGTGCGCTCAGGCACGACGTGAGTGCTGGAGTGACGTCTCGGGCACTCGTTATGCTCCAAGAGCTCTTCGCCGAGGGAGCGGGTGCGCCCGGCTCGGCGATGGCGGGGCGGGCGGAGGCAGGTATCGGCGATCCGGCTCAGACTTCGCTCGCAGCAAGCGTTCTCGCGGCCGATCTGCTGCGATCCCTCAATGAGTGATGACTCTGCGTCCAGATGTTCGCGCTTCAGCAGGTTCTGTACGCGCCATCTATGCCACCGCTCGCGTCAGCAGGCGTCGATACCGACGAGTTCGGCGCTCTTCTGCCACAGCGCCTCGGCGAGGGAGGCATCCTCGATGCGGGGGTTCACGCGACGTGTCAGCACTCGCTCGTCGTAGTACTCGCCCGAGATCCAGGTCTCGTCGGGCGTGCCCTCGATGAACCAGCTCAGGGTGCTGCCGCCCTTCTCGCTGGTGATCAGCAGCAGGCGCTTGAGCGGGGTGCGGTAGACGAACCGCATGAGCGTGTTCGAGTCCGAGGCGAAGTTGGTCTGCACGGTTCCGGGGTGGAAGGCGACCGACGTCACTCCCTCGTCGTGGAACTTCGTGTGCAGGCTCTTCGTGAACAGCACGTTCGCGAGCTTCGCGTCTCCGTAGGCCCGGTTCGCGCTGAAGTTCTTGCGGTTGTCGAGGTCGTCGATGTCGAGCTTTGCGAAAAGGCGGTGCGCGACGCTCGACGTGTTGATGATCGCCGCGCTGCCCGTGCGCAGCTGGGGCAGCAGCAGGTTCGTCAGCAGGAAGGGCGCGAGGTGGTTCACCTGCATGGTCTTCTCGAAGCCGTCGACCGTCGGGGTCGGGTCGCCGAAGATACCTCCCGCGTTGTTCGCGAGCACGTCGATGCCGCCGTCGCCGACGGCATCCGCGATCTTCGTCGCGAGCTCGCGCACGTCGTCGAGCCTCGCGAAGTCGGCGGTGAACCACTCGGCACCCGTGTCGGCGGCGACCGCCCGCGTCTTCTCGACAGAGCGGCCGACCAGGATCAGTCGGTGGCCGGATGCTGCGAGTTGACGCGCTGCGGCTGCGCCGATGCCGTCGGATGCTCCGGTGAGCACGACCGTCTTCGGGGTCATGAGGCTGCCTTCGGGGCAGGCTCGGCAGCCGCGTCCATCGCACGGCGACTGCGCGCGACATAGACGGTGTTCGACGATGTCCCGCCCGTGACGGCGTTCGCGAAGTCGACCACGTGGGCGATCGCATCATCGAACACCGCGTGCATCTCGCGCATGAAGTCGTCGTCGGGCGGATCATCCGACCACAGCGCGAAGACGCCACCGGCTGCGAGGTGCCGGTCGAGTGCGCGCAGGCCGTCTGCGGTGTAGAGGTCGGCGTGGGTGGGGTCGAGCTGGTGGCGCGGCGAGTGGTCGACGTCCAGCAGTATCGCGGAGTATCCGCGGTGGTCATCGCGCGGTGCTGCCCGAACCAGGGCGAAGAAGTCGTCTTCGACCAGAGTCGTGCGCGGGTCTTCGACGAGCTCAGCCGAGACGGGCAGCAGCAGCCTTTGATGCCAGCCGATCACCGCGCCGAGCCGGTCGACCACGGTGAGCGAGGCCACACGCTCATCGCGCAGCGCCGCGACGGCCGTGTATCCGAGCCCGAGGCCACCGACGAGGACCGAGAGATCGTCGCCGTCGACAGCGGCCAGGCCGAGGTTCGAGAGCTCCTCCTCCGCCACCGTGAACAGGCTCGACATCAGGTATTCGTCGCCGAGCCTGACCTCGTAGACCTCCTGGCCGACAGCGGGCTCGGTGCGTCGGCGCAGTGTCAGCTCGCCGATCGGCGTCTCCTGCCAGTCGAGCTCTTCGAATCTCGTGATCACTGCGGAGTCTCCCGGTCGTCGTCTGCGCTCGGCTGCGCGGGCTCCCCTGTTCTGGCCCGGGGCGGGGGAGCTGTCGTCGCGGAGGGCAGGACGATCCGCTCGGGCTCCGGAGCAGGCGCGTCTGCAGGGGGCGCGGGCGTCGCGTGCGCGGGCAGCTCGCGGGCCA
Coding sequences within:
- a CDS encoding spermidine synthase, giving the protein MITRFEELDWQETPIGELTLRRRTEPAVGQEVYEVRLGDEYLMSSLFTVAEEELSNLGLAAVDGDDLSVLVGGLGLGYTAVAALRDERVASLTVVDRLGAVIGWHQRLLLPVSAELVEDPRTTLVEDDFFALVRAAPRDDHRGYSAILLDVDHSPRHQLDPTHADLYTADGLRALDRHLAAGGVFALWSDDPPDDDFMREMHAVFDDAIAHVVDFANAVTGGTSSNTVYVARSRRAMDAAAEPAPKAAS
- a CDS encoding SDR family NAD(P)-dependent oxidoreductase — protein: MTPKTVVLTGASDGIGAAAARQLAASGHRLILVGRSVEKTRAVAADTGAEWFTADFARLDDVRELATKIADAVGDGGIDVLANNAGGIFGDPTPTVDGFEKTMQVNHLAPFLLTNLLLPQLRTGSAAIINTSSVAHRLFAKLDIDDLDNRKNFSANRAYGDAKLANVLFTKSLHTKFHDEGVTSVAFHPGTVQTNFASDSNTLMRFVYRTPLKRLLLITSEKGGSTLSWFIEGTPDETWISGEYYDERVLTRRVNPRIEDASLAEALWQKSAELVGIDAC
- a CDS encoding GSU2403 family nucleotidyltransferase fold protein translates to MATELNPETILARSGLLDALHALGTHRESVVLVGAQAIYLRTGTAAVALAEFTTDADLAIDPRRLESAPLLEAVLTEGGLMRDPRNSNPGAWLSGRGVPIDVMVPAAVAGPGRRSVALPPHDSSAMRKAVGLEAALVDNSIMTVGGYEAGDSRVFDVRVAGAAALLVAKLHKVGERLDDPRRSDAKDAHDIFRILVATPTGALKNGIDGALRHDVSAGVTSRALVMLQELFAEGAGAPGSAMAGRAEAGIGDPAQTSLAASVLAADLLRSLNE